The window CTTTATAAGCCCAATGTGCGGCCACTCCATTCTCTGCGATGGCATTCATTTCTTTTGTACGAATTTGTACTTCCATTGGCCTTCCATCCGGGCCAAAAACCGTAGTATGAAGGGATTGGTATAAATTGGTTTTAGGTGTGGCAATATAATCTTTAAACCTTCCTGGGATCGGAGTCCACAAGGTATGCACAATCCCAAGTACGCCATAACAATCTTTGATTTCATTTGCGATGATACGCACAGCACGTAAGTCAAAGATTTCAGAGAATGATTTTTCCTTTGTGACCATTTTACGATAAATCGAATAAAAATGTTTTGCTCGGCCATCAATTCTTGCATCAATATTTATTTCAGCTAACCTTTATTTTAGGATAATTTTTATTTTTTCAATGTATTCATCTCGTTCCGATTTTTTTGCTGAAACTCTTTTTTTAATTTCTTGGTATTCGTCTGGATGTAAGGACTGAAAGGCCAAATCTTCCAATTCAAATTTCACTTTATAAACCCCAAGTCTTCCTGCAATTGGTGCATAAAGTGATAATACTTCTTTTGCGATCCGTTTTTGTTTTTCTTCCGGTTGGAATTTTAAGGTTCTGACATTATGAGTTTTGTCAGCAAGTTTGATGAGCATCACACGCACATCTTTGATGGTAGCAAGTAACATTTTACGAATGTTTTCTGCGGCTTCTGTTTCTTTTGATTGTGATTTGATTTCGGAAATTTTTGTGACACCTTCGACAAGGGCCGCAATATCTTCTCCAAACTCTCGGGCCATATCTTCTTTGGTATAACTTGTATCTTCCACTACATCGTGAAGAAGCCCTGCGGCAATCGCCCTTTCATCGAGTCCTAATTCATCTAAGACCGAGGCGACATTCATTGGATGGATGATGTAAGGTTCACCTGAAAGCCTTTTTTGGCCTTCGTGCATTTTGTCTGCAATATGATATGCTTTTTGAATCAGTTGTGCTTTTTCAGGACCAAGTCTTTTTTGGACAGCGTCAAATAACTCCTGTTTGTCTTTTATATCCTGATACAGTCCCATTACTTTATATCCAAACTAATGTCTAAAAATTTAACCGTATGTGTGAGATAACCCATACTCACTCCAATCCCATCAAACTTGGACAAAAAGTTTAATTTTTCAGGTGTGATCCCACCTGAACATTCGATCCGAATCATTGGAGCTGTTTCCTTTAAGATTTGAATCGCTTTTTCGGTATCTGTATCTGAAAAATTATCGAGTAAAATGATATCAGGTTTGGCAAGGATCGCGTCATTCAATTGAAAAATCCCATCAATCTCCAATTCAATTTTTTTGCCGGGATTTTTTTCTCGTACTAATTGTACGGCAGTTTGGATGGAACCAGCACGCGCAATATGATTGTCTTTTAACATTGCCATCTCGGACAAATTCAATCGGTGGTTGGCACCTCCTCCCATATACACCGCATACTTGGCTAGTTTTCGGTAACCAGGAAGTGTTTTCCTTGTATCAAGAATGAGTAGGTTTGGAAACTGTTTTGCTACTTTATTGGCGTTCGTTGCAATCCCGGAAAGGTATTGGATAAAATTCAGTAAAATTCGTTCCATTTTAAGAATCCCAACAAGGGATCCCTTTAATTCCCCTACCACTGTTCCTTTGGAAAGTGTCGCTCCATCGGATAAGATTCCATTCCAAGTGACATCTGCTTTGGTTTTTTGGATGAGACAGGGAATGACCGCCGTTCCACACAAAATCCCTTCTTCTTTAGCCAGTAAAACTGCCGTGCAGGTTTCTTCTTTGGCAAACAATGTGTCGGTTGTGATATCCCCTGCTGGTAAATCCTCATCCAGTGCCATTTGCACAAGGGTTTCGAAGTCTTTTTCTGAGATTTCAGTGACGGGAGAAGTATAGCCTCGGTTCATATAGGTCCTATGGTTTAGACAAAAAAAAAGCTGCCTTTACGACAGCTTTTCTTCGTTTCACCTAAGTCTTGTTTATTCCTTAGGTGCTTTTCCAATTTTTCCCGTTTTTGGTGGGATATTGAGTTTTTGTTTTGGATAAATTAGATTTTTGTTACGAATCGTTTTACGGTTCGCTTCAAAAATACGTGGCCAAAGTTTTGCGTCACTGTAGATATCTTCACGATCAGCAATTCTCCAAAGGCAATCTGCTGGATTCGATTTTTCTACGGTGTATCGTTTCCAACCACCAGACAATTCTTCTACTTGAGAAGAAGAAGCTTTTGGTTCCTTCGAATCTGCAGTTGTTTCATCAGTTTCTACAGTTTTGCGATCTTTTTTCGCAACGTTATTTTTCCCTTTTAGAGTTTCGATTTGGTCGATCGAAATTTCTGCCAAACGAATCGCTTCCTCGGATTGAGTGATGGAATCTTCAAACTTATCTTGTTCAAGTAAGTTACCAGATGCTTGTAAGGATTCGTTGGAAGCTCCTAAGTTTTCTTGGGTGCTTGCATAGGATTCTTTTGCATTGGATTTCAGATACGTATCAGCATTCAATTCGCCAAAACGAAGATTTGCATCTTCCACCACTTCTCGAGCTTGCGCATTGCGATTTTTAGCGTGGTCTTTGATGGAATCTTGTAAAAGAGAAGCAGATGCCAATCGAGCCGTTTTGATTTTTTCGTCTGCTGATTTTAATTTACCAGCTTGGATGTCTTCTCGTGCTGATGCCACTCTCGCTTTTTCTTCATCAATGGCAGGGTTACCCGCTTTTGAATACGATGCTGCTTTGTCGAGTAATGCATCCACTTCATCTGCTGATTTCACAAGAGCACCACCTGATTTTTCAAGTGCTACTTTTTTAGCTTCAGAGCTGATCTTAGATGCTTCTTGGAATTGGTTGTGGGCATCTTCATATTCTTGTAATGCAACAGTTCGTTTTAATTCTTTGGCGGACTCATCTTTGTCTTCGCGTAAGTATGATGCAAGGCTTGCATCTGCTTGGGCTAATTTCGTTTCCCCAGCATCTCTTGCGGCCACAGCTTTTTTGTATTCTTCAGGAGTGTATTCAGAGGCATACGCTTCATCAGCCGCATCAATGGCAGCAACTGCTTCCTCACGAGATTTGGCAGCTAACTTAGGCAATGTTTTTTCCAAAGCATCATAAGCTTTGGAAATTGCATAATCCGCACTCTTCTTGGATTCAGATGCTTTTTCTTCTGCCGCAAACTCATTTGCAGAAACTAAGTTTTTTTTAGCTTCGCTAAATTCTTCCGGGGCATACTCTTCTGCAGAAAGCCTTTCTGCTCGCTCCACTTGCGACTTTGCCAGAGCTAATTCTTTGAGTGGTAGTTCTTGGGCGCAGTTCACAAAGCCTGCAGAGAACAATACCAAAGCGGAGAGAAAGACTGATGTCTTTTTCTTTTTTAACATAACAAACTCCTTAATGTTTGGTAGGGGGGTATAAAAAAGAGAGAAGCGCAAAATACGCTTCCTCTTCTATTTGAAAGCAGTGACTGCTTCGTCTTCGCTATCGAAAATTTCAAAAAATGAAGTCAACTTAGTGAGTTCAAATACCTTACGAACAGAACCTGCTACGTTGATGATTTTTAAACCACCTTGGTATTTTTTCAGGTTGGACAAACTTGAAATTAAAGCTCCAATTCCGGAAGAGTCGATGTAAGATACCTTCTCGAGATTGATGACGATGCAATACTTTTGTTCTTCGATCAATTTGGCGATTACATCCTTGATCTCAGGCGCGTTATAAAGGTCGATTTCCCCGTTAATATCGAGTACTACGATTTTATCTTTTTCCCTTCTGGTGATTTCCATGTGTGTCTAGAGACTCCTCAATGAAGCTACAATCAATGTAGAAATGACGGTACAATTGCATTCAAAAAAAATGGGTACGTCAACCTAATAATTTTAGCTACCAAACAAATTTTTCCAATGGTCATAAAAACCCTGAAAATTGCCTATTTCTATGGACTTTCGCATCTTTTCCATGAAGCTCTGCATAAAAAATAAATTATGGTAGGTAGATAAGGAAAAGGCTGTTAATTCCTTTACTTTATGTAAGTGGCGAATGTAACCGAGACTATATGTTTTGCATACCTTACATTCACATTGTGGGTCAATTGGTGAATCACTCAGGCGATGGGATTCATTTCGCAGATTGATCTTGCCTTTTGATGTGAAAACTTGGCCATTCCGAGCATTCCTTGTGGGCAAAACACAATCGAACATATCGATTCCGTTTTTCACACCTTCCAGGATATCGACGACCGTTCCCACTCCCATAAGGTATCTCGGTCTCGATTTGTCCAAATGAGGGGCCATACATTCTAAAATGCGAATGTATTCAGGCCTTGGTTCGCCCACACTTAAGCCCCCAATGGCAATTCCTGGAAAATCAATTTTTTGTAATGTTTCCAAACTCCGAAGACGAAGGGTTTCATTCACTCCACCTTGCACAATCGGAAATACATTTTGCCCACCTGGATTTTCCATCCAATACGCAAATGATTCCTTAGCCCAACGGTGCGTCCGATCTAAGGCAAGTTCCAATCGTTTGGTATCACTCCCATAAGGGGCACAATCATCTAGTACCATCATGATGTCAGACCCGATGGACCTTTGCATATCGATCACAGAGGCAGGTGTAAATTTATGATGGCTTCCATCAATATGCGATTGGAAACGAACCCCATCGTCTTCAAATTTAAAGAGGCTTGCCAGGCTAAAGACCTGGAACCCACCCGAATCGGTGAGTAATGCCTTTTTGTAGGACATAAAATTTTTTAAGCCCTGAAAATGATCGAAGACTTCTTTGCCTGGTTTTAGATAGAGATGGTAGGTATTGGCAAGGATGAGGTTGTAACCCAGTTCATCGATATCTTCAGAAGTGAGAGACTTAATGCTACCACGAGTGCCCACTGGCATAAAGATCGGAGTTTGGATTTGGATGCCATTCAGATCTAAAGTGCCAGTCCTCGCATAAGAACCTGTATCGTAAATACCTTCTTTAAAAATAGAAGACACTATTTTTTGTTTTTATGTTCGCAAGTTGCAAAGTTTGTACAATTGCCAAAAATATTCAAACTATGGCCTGTGATGGTAAAACCATTTTCCGAAGCGGCTTTGTTTTGTAATTCTTCGATCCTTTCATCGATGAATTCTACGGTCCTACCACATTGCATACAAATGATATGATCATGGTGTTCATGCCCAATGATATGTTCGTAGTATTTATAATCTTTTCCAAAATCGTGTTCTTCGAGAAGTCCCGCTTCCACCATAATGGCCAAAATTCGATAAATGGTCGCTTTAGAAATTCGGTCTTTATTGTCTTTCAGTTCGTCGAGCAAACCTTCTGCAGTAAAATGATTATGAGAAGAAAAAATCTTTTGCGCAACTAACAAACGTTGGTTTGTAATTTTTAAACCTTTTTCTTTGAGATACTCCTCAAAGGCGAGCATTTCTTTTTTAGTGTCTTCGGAGGAAATTGGATCGTTTTGCAAGGGTTAAATCTCCTAAATTCGTAACTTAATTCAATACACCAGAAATGGAATAATACCAAGCTCTTTCTGCTTCTTCTGCAATTCTCAGAGCCATCACCCTTAGGAGGCGATTTTGTGCTTCGAGTTCTGATTCGCGAAACCCAATTTGAGTCGAATAATGGACTCTGCCAGGGATTTCACTGCGCTCCATCGGAATTTTGACTCCTGTTTCCGCTTCGATGATTTCGACTCGAGTGACGACAAACAATTCCGATGTAATGTGTTGGTCTGCCAAATCCATCAAATCACCTACTTGTTGGTAGTGGACAATTTCTGCATACAAACGGTATTTCGCGAGAGTTTTTTCTCGAGTGGTGATAAACCTTCCCCTCCGGTCGATCTCTTCCATGATCATTTGGGTGAGTCGGGTATGCATCCCTGGGGAATAGGTATTGTTCCTCACATTTTGGATGTAGAGCAGTCGTTTGGAATCAGGGACGGGAACTCCATCAATTTTGGGAGGTCGACCAGGTTCTTTTGAAAAAAAAGCACATCCAGAAACGACGAGCGAGAATAAGAATACAACACCTGGCTTCATATGAATTTGTTCCCTGTCATACTAGGTCCTAAGTCTAGATTGTCAAGGGAATCGAAATGAAAGAGAATTTCCTTTTCGGAAAGGAAAGGCATGACAAAGGAAGAGGGAAGTTTCTACTTTTCCCATGCGGTTGGCAAAGATTTGTTTTCCCTTCGTTTCCCTACTCCTATTCCCAACAATGGTAACTGGGGATTCGAAAATTCCAGAAATCCCTCACTCCGAGGTTGGATTCCCTTTGCCTTATTATTCACCTGTTTCCGGTACATTTGCGGAAATCAGAAATCACAATTTGCATCTGGGCTCAGACTTCAAATCTTATGGGTTAAACGGGCACAATATCCTTGCCACCTTTGATGGTTATGTGGAAGAAATTAGTTATTCGAAAACGGGTTATGGACTTTCCTTAAACCTATACAATCCAAAATACAAAATCAAATCCAAATACGCCCACTTACACTCCTTTGGCGGAACTCTGACCGAATTAGAATTACTACGTAGAGCCCTTCTTTTGATGGGAGATCCGACTGGATTCCAGTTGAAACTACCACCAGGTATGTTTACGACAAAAAAAGGGAATGCCATCGGCAAAACGGGTGAGACAGGTTCTGGGCCCCCTCACCTCCACTTAGAATTTCGGTCAGAAAAAGGGAATATCAATCCACTCTACTTTTCAGAAATCCACCAGAAGGATGTAACCCCTCCCACCATTTTGTCCATGTTTTTGGAAGGTGACGATTTAGAAAGTCCCCTCCTCTTTTCAGCCAAAGAAATTGGAAAGGGAAAATTTGAACTATATACCGAAATGGGAGATAAATTCACTTCCATCCAACTAACAGGAAAAGTACGAATCCGAATGAGTGGTTATGATAAAATACGTTCCCGTAACAAAAACAATGTGTATGGAATGGATTTAGTTGTGAACGGAAACTCAGTTTTTACTAGGAATTTTGACTTTTTATCCTTTGAAGACAAATCCCAAAAACACCAATTTTACGATATCAACCGATCTTCCTTATCACCACCTGTTTATTTTTATCATATGTATGAACAACCGAAACTCTTCAAAGACGAAGGATATTCGATAGACCTAAACCAATTCCCCAAAAAAGACAAAATCCAAATCCAAGCATCACTACGAGATGCAACTGGCAACAAGTCTTTCGTTTCTTTTGAAATCATCCATGAACCATCTCCAAAAGATTTCAGAATCAAACAGACTTCTAAAAAAACAGGAAATAAATACAGATCAGTTGATGGACTCGTCACAATCGATTTAACAAAAGCAGAAGTATCGGGCGACGGAAGTTTACTCATCTCGGAAGTTTTAGAAAAAGACATTCCATTTAAAATTCCAAAAGGCCTTCCTCTGAAGGGTAAAATATTTAAGTTAGATACAAAACGTATGAGTTGGAAGGGAGAAGGACTCGGCGAACTGAATTTAGGAGTCACACCTTCCATTAAAGAGTCACTTTATTTTTTTGATTCTTCCATTGGAAAATTCCAAGGAATCCAACCCAAACGAAAATCCAATGGTTTTAGTTTCAAACTCACAAAACTGGGATACCTGATGGTTTTGGGTGACGAAACTCCCCCGACCGTTTTCCCGATGACGTCAATTGCGCGCTACATCGAACTACCAGAAGTGCGAAATCATTGTATGGAAGAAAAATATTATGGATTATCCGATGTGGGCAGCGGTTTTAAAACCAATGTAGAACTGTTAGTCGATGGACAGACGTATCCTTATGAATATGATCCGGATCGGAGTGCAATCCGTGTTCTCATTCCCAAAAGCCTACAAAAAGAAAGGCCTTATCTTCTTTTGGAAGTTAAGGCCTCTGATTTTGCCGGAAATAGTTCCGAACCGTTTGTGGATCTAATTTCTACAAATGGTTGGAAGGAAGACCTTCTTCAGGCTTCCTGTCCAGTCATTGAGTAACGGGCAATATCCAAAACTTCGTAAACTGTTTCTGTAGAACCAAAGACAAGTGTTGCTTCGTTTCCTGTGTGTTTTCCAAGTAAGGATTTTGCGAGCGGTGATTGGTAAGAGATGATATTTTTTTCAGTATCAGCATCCCATGCACCTAAGATCGAGTAAGTGACAGACTCACCAGTTTGTTTGTTTTTCAAACGCACAGTGGTTCCGATCCCTACTTTTTCTGTTTTGACATCACTTAAATCTAAAATTCGAGCACTTTTGAGTTCAGCTTCTAAACGTTTGATGGCCGCTTGGAGCTGTGCTTGTTTTTCCATCGCCGCTTTGTATTCTGCGTTTTCACGTAAGTCCCCTTTTTCTTGGGCCTCACCGATATCACGAGAGTTTTCCGCCATTTCCACATTCACTAAATGTTCAAATTCAAGTTTTTTAGCATTAAACGCGCGTCTTGTGACAAGCACCACATCGTGTGGAAGATTTGCCAATGGATCATCGTCTGCATCTTCTTCAGAGTCATACTCGTCCCAAACAATATTTGGTTTCAGTTCGTTGATAAGAGCATACAATTGGTCTTTTTCTAAGTCTGTCACATAAGGGACTTCTTTGAAAAGAGCAAATAGTTTCCGAACATACTCATCATCCGCATTGGTTAAAATGTCGCGGAGAAGACTATTGTCTTTTCCGAACAAAATGTCCATCGCTTGGTTTTTGAGTTTAGTTCCTTTGTCTTCAATTTTGGCAAGTGGTTTTAAGATTCG of the Leptospira biflexa serovar Patoc strain 'Patoc 1 (Paris)' genome contains:
- the nadC gene encoding carboxylating nicotinate-nucleotide diphosphorylase — translated: MNRGYTSPVTEISEKDFETLVQMALDEDLPAGDITTDTLFAKEETCTAVLLAKEEGILCGTAVIPCLIQKTKADVTWNGILSDGATLSKGTVVGELKGSLVGILKMERILLNFIQYLSGIATNANKVAKQFPNLLILDTRKTLPGYRKLAKYAVYMGGGANHRLNLSEMAMLKDNHIARAGSIQTAVQLVREKNPGKKIELEIDGIFQLNDAILAKPDIILLDNFSDTDTEKAIQILKETAPMIRIECSGGITPEKLNFLSKFDGIGVSMGYLTHTVKFLDISLDIK
- a CDS encoding lipoprotein LipL71, whose protein sequence is MLKKKKTSVFLSALVLFSAGFVNCAQELPLKELALAKSQVERAERLSAEEYAPEEFSEAKKNLVSANEFAAEEKASESKKSADYAISKAYDALEKTLPKLAAKSREEAVAAIDAADEAYASEYTPEEYKKAVAARDAGETKLAQADASLASYLREDKDESAKELKRTVALQEYEDAHNQFQEASKISSEAKKVALEKSGGALVKSADEVDALLDKAASYSKAGNPAIDEEKARVASAREDIQAGKLKSADEKIKTARLASASLLQDSIKDHAKNRNAQAREVVEDANLRFGELNADTYLKSNAKESYASTQENLGASNESLQASGNLLEQDKFEDSITQSEEAIRLAEISIDQIETLKGKNNVAKKDRKTVETDETTADSKEPKASSSQVEELSGGWKRYTVEKSNPADCLWRIADREDIYSDAKLWPRIFEANRKTIRNKNLIYPKQKLNIPPKTGKIGKAPKE
- a CDS encoding STAS domain-containing protein, which encodes MEITRREKDKIVVLDINGEIDLYNAPEIKDVIAKLIEEQKYCIVINLEKVSYIDSSGIGALISSLSNLKKYQGGLKIINVAGSVRKVFELTKLTSFFEIFDSEDEAVTAFK
- the tgt gene encoding tRNA guanosine(34) transglycosylase Tgt, which codes for MSSIFKEGIYDTGSYARTGTLDLNGIQIQTPIFMPVGTRGSIKSLTSEDIDELGYNLILANTYHLYLKPGKEVFDHFQGLKNFMSYKKALLTDSGGFQVFSLASLFKFEDDGVRFQSHIDGSHHKFTPASVIDMQRSIGSDIMMVLDDCAPYGSDTKRLELALDRTHRWAKESFAYWMENPGGQNVFPIVQGGVNETLRLRSLETLQKIDFPGIAIGGLSVGEPRPEYIRILECMAPHLDKSRPRYLMGVGTVVDILEGVKNGIDMFDCVLPTRNARNGQVFTSKGKINLRNESHRLSDSPIDPQCECKVCKTYSLGYIRHLHKVKELTAFSLSTYHNLFFMQSFMEKMRKSIEIGNFQGFYDHWKNLFGS
- a CDS encoding Fur family transcriptional regulator, with product MLAFEEYLKEKGLKITNQRLLVAQKIFSSHNHFTAEGLLDELKDNKDRISKATIYRILAIMVEAGLLEEHDFGKDYKYYEHIIGHEHHDHIICMQCGRTVEFIDERIEELQNKAASENGFTITGHSLNIFGNCTNFATCEHKNKK
- a CDS encoding LPS assembly lipoprotein LptE, which translates into the protein MKPGVVFLFSLVVSGCAFFSKEPGRPPKIDGVPVPDSKRLLYIQNVRNNTYSPGMHTRLTQMIMEEIDRRGRFITTREKTLAKYRLYAEIVHYQQVGDLMDLADQHITSELFVVTRVEIIEAETGVKIPMERSEIPGRVHYSTQIGFRESELEAQNRLLRVMALRIAEEAERAWYYSISGVLN
- a CDS encoding M23 family metallopeptidase; translated protein: MRLAKICFPFVSLLLFPTMVTGDSKIPEIPHSEVGFPLPYYSPVSGTFAEIRNHNLHLGSDFKSYGLNGHNILATFDGYVEEISYSKTGYGLSLNLYNPKYKIKSKYAHLHSFGGTLTELELLRRALLLMGDPTGFQLKLPPGMFTTKKGNAIGKTGETGSGPPHLHLEFRSEKGNINPLYFSEIHQKDVTPPTILSMFLEGDDLESPLLFSAKEIGKGKFELYTEMGDKFTSIQLTGKVRIRMSGYDKIRSRNKNNVYGMDLVVNGNSVFTRNFDFLSFEDKSQKHQFYDINRSSLSPPVYFYHMYEQPKLFKDEGYSIDLNQFPKKDKIQIQASLRDATGNKSFVSFEIIHEPSPKDFRIKQTSKKTGNKYRSVDGLVTIDLTKAEVSGDGSLLISEVLEKDIPFKIPKGLPLKGKIFKLDTKRMSWKGEGLGELNLGVTPSIKESLYFFDSSIGKFQGIQPKRKSNGFSFKLTKLGYLMVLGDETPPTVFPMTSIARYIELPEVRNHCMEEKYYGLSDVGSGFKTNVELLVDGQTYPYEYDPDRSAIRVLIPKSLQKERPYLLLEVKASDFAGNSSEPFVDLISTNGWKEDLLQASCPVIE